Genomic window (Arthrobacter sp. StoSoilA2):
CGTAGCCGAACTCGAGGGCCCCTGTGGCCATCGCTTCGGCCACGGCAACCACTGACTCGATGCGGCGCTGGGGTCCCCGCAGCAGGGTGCGCGCGTCTTCGGCGAGTTCCGCCGCGGTCGGAAACAGGCGATCCAGGCCGGGGACACCGCCGTCGATCGGGGAGCCGAGGGCCGATAATTGGGTCAGTGCCGTCCGGGCAGCAGCAACGGTGATTTGCTGGCCGATCAGAGCCCTGACCAGCAATTCCTGGGGGTCGACTGCTCCTGGCACGCGAATTCCGGGAACCTCCTTGATGCTCCCTTTGAGCCGGGGGTCCATCGCCAAGGCGTCGTCGATCGCTTCTGGGTCGGCGTCCAGATCGAACAACCTGCGGACACGACTCAACAACACCGGGAGGTCGTGGAGGTCCACCACCGTAGCCGACAACTGCAATGGCTTGCCCTGCCTTGAGGGGCTGTAGGCCACCGAGAACGTGGCGTTGCCGCGCGGGAGGCGGAGGGTTCGGGCATAGGTCCTGGTTCCGTCGTGTCCGGTGCTTGCCGACTCGATGCCCGGCACAGCACGAACCGCCAGGAAATCGAAGATTCCCGGGTCGAAGGGCTCCCGATATGGCAGATTCAACGTCAGAGCGGCTGGTGTCCCGTCGCTTGCCTCCCCGGCACCCCTGCGTACTCCCGATTTCGCACCGGTGGCTCGCAGCGCCGTCGGGGTCATCGCAAAAACCTCGCCGATGGTGTCGTTGAATTGCCTCACGCTATTGAACCCCGAGGCAAAGGCGACATCCGCGAGGAGCATCTTCGTTGAGACCAACAGCGTCCTTGCTGTCTGCGCCCTGCTGGCCCGTGCCAGTGAGAGCGGGCCGGCGCCAAGTTCGTGGCTAAGGATGCGGTTGAGCTGGCGCGCGGAGTAGCCAAGGCGGTGCGCAAGGCCGTCGACCCCCTCGCGAGTGATAACGCCGTCGTTGATCAGGCGCATTGCACGGCCGGCAACGTCGGATCGGATGTTCCAGGCCGGTGTTCCGGGGACGGCCTCGGGCAGGCATCGCTTGCAAGCCCGGTACCCGGCTTCGTGGGCAGCGGCCGATGTCTCGTAGAACGTGACATTCTCGGCCTTCGGCGTACGGGCTGGGCAGGACGGCCGGCAGTAGATACCAGTCGAGCTGACGGCCGTGAAGAATTGTCCGTCGAAGCGGGTGTCGCGGGCGTCAATTGCCCTGTAGCGCTGCCAGAAGTCCATTCCTTCATCCTGTCAGGAGTGCACGTCCGCTGCTAGCGGAAATCGGACATGGCCGTTTCACGATTTTTGCTAGGGTCTGGGCATGAGCTCGTCCATGGAGAAGGGAGTCAGCGATCCCGAAAAAGTGCGTAAGTTCCTCGAAGGCGACCCCCGTGTCATCGCTCCACTGGTCCTTGGCGCGGTGCTCACCCACTACTCCGAAGCCGGTCGAGTCGCGGTGAGACTCACTGAAGTGGAGGCCTATATGGGCCCTCGCGATTCCGAACACCCCGATCCCGGATCGCACACTTTCGGCGGTCCCACGGCCCGTAACGCGCCGATGTTCGGACCACCGGGTTTCCTGTACGTGTACTTCACCTACGGCATGCACTACTGCGCCAACATCGTCTGCGGTCCAGCAGGCTCGCCGTCGGCGTTGCTTCTGCGGGCCGGCGAGATTGTAGAAGGCGAGGGGCTTGCCACGGTACGGAGGCCTGCCTCAAAAACGCACAAGGACTTGGCCAGTGGGCCTGCACGCCTGGCATCGGCGCTGGGACTTACGACGGCGGACACGGGCCGTGACGCGCTCGCCTCACCGTTCAGCTTTTGGCTGCCCAAGACGCCGGTAGCGGCCGTGGCCAGCGGACCGCGGGTTGGGGTAGCTGGTCCCGGTGGAAGTACGGACTACCCGTGGCGCTTCTGGATCGAAGATGATCCCACGGTGTCACGGTACAAAGCAGCGCGGCCACGCAACCGGGCGTGAACTTTGGCCGCTGGTCCGCCATATGACCTGGACCAAACACGTTTACCAAAATCGCTGTAGAATGGACGGTCTGTCTTTTGCGATAGGGGTTACGGTTCGATGCACGACGCTGATTTGGTCCACGAGCAGGAATACGTTGCTGGGCTGTACGCCCGGCTCGATGAGCTGCGCGAAGAAAAGCGTGCCCAGCTGGCCCAGGTGCGTAAGGCCGGTGCAGTGGGAACCATGCAAAACGTGTCCGAACGTGACGCGTTCGCCGCGCTGTATGAGGACCGCCTTGCCCAGCTCGACGCCGTCGATGACCGTTTGGTCTTCGGGCGCCTCGATCTGGACTCGGGGGAGGCCCAGTACATTGGCCGTATCGGGTTGTCTACCGCCGATCTCCAACGGCTCATGGTTGACTGGCGCGCCCCGGAGGCCGGCCACTTCTACCAGGCCACCGCTTTCGACCGCCAAGGCGTGCGCCGCCGTCGACACCTGATCCTGCAAGGCCGGGACGTGAAGGCGATCGAGGACGATGTCCTGGATGCCGGCATGCTCGCGGACAACGATTCCCTGCAGGGCGAGGGCGCGCTCCTTGCGGCCCTGAATTCCAAGCGCACGGGCCGCATGTCGGACATCGTGGGAACCATCCAGTCGGAGCAGGACAGGATCATCCGTTCGTCGATCTCGGGCGCGCTCGTCGTACAAGGTGGTCCAGGGACGGGTAAGACCGCAGTGGCACTGCACCGCGCCGCCTACCTCCTTTACACGCACCGTGATCGGCTCAAGAGTGCCGGCGTTCTGCTGGTGGGACCGTCGTCGTCGTTTATGCATTACATCGAGCGTGTACTGCCCTCGCTGGGCGAGACCGGCGTCGTCATGGCCAGTCTTGGCCGGCTTATGCCCGGAATCCACGCTGTTCCCGAGGAAGATCCGGACGTTGCCGCGCTCAAAGGCAAGCTCGACATGGCCACGGTGGTGGCCAACGCCGTGGCAAACCGGCAGCGCACGCCTGTAGAAGACCGCATTCTCGAAGTCGATTCCCGCAAGCTGACGCTGACCGTCCGCCAGGTCCGCCGCGCACGGGAAAAGGCCCGGGCCACGGGCAAGCCGCACAACGAAGCCCGGCTGACGTTCGTCAAGATCCTTCTGCGTGAGCTCACGGAGCAACTAACGGACCTCGTCGAGGAATCGAACATCGGCAATAACGCCGATCGCGCCTACCTCGCCGAAGACGTCCGGTCCGCGCGGGACGTCCGCATCGCATTGAACCTGTGCTGGATGCCGATGACTCCGGAGAAGCTGATCTCCGAGCTCTTCAGCAAGCCCGCCATCCTGGAAGCCTGCACGCCACACCTCACACCGGAACAGCGATCCCTTCTGCAACGCCCAGCGGATGCGCCCTGGACCGAGGCGGACGTGCCGCTCCTTGACGAAGCTGCCGAGCTGCTCGGTGAGCTGGATCCTGCCGCGGGCAGGGGACTGGCCCAGCAGGAAGCCGACCGCGCCCGCGATCTGGCCAACGCCAGGCAGACCCTGGCCAACATGGAAGCCATGGGCGTGGATGTCCTGGTGAGCGCCGAAGAACTGGCAGACCAGAACCAGGAACGCGAGAACCGGCTCACCGCAGCCGAGCGCGCCACGAGCGATCGTTCCTGGGCTTTCGGCCACATCGTGGTTGATGAGGCACAGGAACTTTCGGCCATGCAGTGGCGGCTCCTCGTGCGTCGCTGCCCGCTGAAGTCCTTCACGATCGTGGGGGACATCGCCCAAACCAGTGCAGCGGCAGGCGCCAATTCGTGGCAAAGCGCGCTCGCGCCGTCGTTCGGTGACCGCTGGCAGCTCGAAGAACTGACCGTCAACTACCGCACGCCGTCCCAGATCGCGGAAGCCGCTGTTCGGATGGCCAACCGCGCAGGCCTGGTGGTCTCGGCTCCGAAGGCCGTGCGCGAAGGCAAATGGTCGCCCATCGTGGACCGCGTCGAAGCGGACGGAATTGTCTCCCGCCTGGTCGAGGTCCTGCCTGAGGAAGTGGAAGCAATCGACGGCGGCCTGCTGGCTGTCATCGCCGACGGCCCACTGCTGCCGCAGGCGGCTGCCGCGCTGCGCGGGATCTACGGCCGCCGCATCGGCTCGGGAGCCGGAAGCTACGAGCAGGACATCGTGGTCATCAGCCCCAAGGAAGCGAAGGGCCTGGAATTTGATGGCGTCATCGTCCTGGAGCCGGCTGCCATGCTCAATCACGAGCACGGCAAGGTGGGCGACCTCTACGTCGCTATGACCCGACCCACGCAGCGGCTCAGGCTCATCGCCGCGGCACCGCTGCCCGCCGGCATCGAACGCTAGGAAAAGTGAACCCAACAATCCTGCTAACTTAGAACTCGTGTCACACGTAAACAACATCGAGTCCCAGCACAACGATCCCGCCTTTGCCAACATCTGGCAGGAGCTCAAATGGCGCGGCCTGATCCACGTTTCCACCGACGAAACGGAACTGGAAAAGCTGCTCGCCGGGGACCCGATCACGTATTACTGTGGCTTTGACCCCACCGCTCCGTCCCTTCACCTGGGTAACTTGGTGCAGCTCCTGCTGATGCGGCGCCTGCAGTTGGCTGGCCACAAGCCGCTCGGCCTGGTTGGCGGATCCACGGGC
Coding sequences:
- a CDS encoding AlkA N-terminal domain-containing protein, yielding MDFWQRYRAIDARDTRFDGQFFTAVSSTGIYCRPSCPARTPKAENVTFYETSAAAHEAGYRACKRCLPEAVPGTPAWNIRSDVAGRAMRLINDGVITREGVDGLAHRLGYSARQLNRILSHELGAGPLSLARASRAQTARTLLVSTKMLLADVAFASGFNSVRQFNDTIGEVFAMTPTALRATGAKSGVRRGAGEASDGTPAALTLNLPYREPFDPGIFDFLAVRAVPGIESASTGHDGTRTYARTLRLPRGNATFSVAYSPSRQGKPLQLSATVVDLHDLPVLLSRVRRLFDLDADPEAIDDALAMDPRLKGSIKEVPGIRVPGAVDPQELLVRALIGQQITVAAARTALTQLSALGSPIDGGVPGLDRLFPTAAELAEDARTLLRGPQRRIESVVAVAEAMATGALEFGYGDVVAGLERKLLPLPGIGPWTVGYVAMRVLGAPDVFLSNDAAVRNGLRVLPPGPGLTPEFREVSPWRSYATMHLWRAATKPKHS
- a CDS encoding DNA-3-methyladenine glycosylase, with product MEKGVSDPEKVRKFLEGDPRVIAPLVLGAVLTHYSEAGRVAVRLTEVEAYMGPRDSEHPDPGSHTFGGPTARNAPMFGPPGFLYVYFTYGMHYCANIVCGPAGSPSALLLRAGEIVEGEGLATVRRPASKTHKDLASGPARLASALGLTTADTGRDALASPFSFWLPKTPVAAVASGPRVGVAGPGGSTDYPWRFWIEDDPTVSRYKAARPRNRA
- a CDS encoding AAA family ATPase, producing MHDADLVHEQEYVAGLYARLDELREEKRAQLAQVRKAGAVGTMQNVSERDAFAALYEDRLAQLDAVDDRLVFGRLDLDSGEAQYIGRIGLSTADLQRLMVDWRAPEAGHFYQATAFDRQGVRRRRHLILQGRDVKAIEDDVLDAGMLADNDSLQGEGALLAALNSKRTGRMSDIVGTIQSEQDRIIRSSISGALVVQGGPGTGKTAVALHRAAYLLYTHRDRLKSAGVLLVGPSSSFMHYIERVLPSLGETGVVMASLGRLMPGIHAVPEEDPDVAALKGKLDMATVVANAVANRQRTPVEDRILEVDSRKLTLTVRQVRRAREKARATGKPHNEARLTFVKILLRELTEQLTDLVEESNIGNNADRAYLAEDVRSARDVRIALNLCWMPMTPEKLISELFSKPAILEACTPHLTPEQRSLLQRPADAPWTEADVPLLDEAAELLGELDPAAGRGLAQQEADRARDLANARQTLANMEAMGVDVLVSAEELADQNQERENRLTAAERATSDRSWAFGHIVVDEAQELSAMQWRLLVRRCPLKSFTIVGDIAQTSAAAGANSWQSALAPSFGDRWQLEELTVNYRTPSQIAEAAVRMANRAGLVVSAPKAVREGKWSPIVDRVEADGIVSRLVEVLPEEVEAIDGGLLAVIADGPLLPQAAAALRGIYGRRIGSGAGSYEQDIVVISPKEAKGLEFDGVIVLEPAAMLNHEHGKVGDLYVAMTRPTQRLRLIAAAPLPAGIER